A single Actinomadura algeriensis DNA region contains:
- a CDS encoding ABC transporter permease, giving the protein MFAYIIRRLIGAVLMLLLVTLVTFGIFFGLPKLAGQTTDQLAAAYVGKAPTAEAIQDTKERLKLDEPIVVQYADFLKGIVGGKELDLGPTTEHCSAPCLGYSFNSSQQVLPTLFDRAPATLSLAVGASVIWLAVGITTGVVSALRRGTKWDRGAMMIALAGVSLPIYFTGLVSLALFSYTLEIFPGGGSYRPLTEDPVSWFQSLVLPWVTLAFLYAAMYARLTRAGMLETMNEDYIRTARAKGLPERTVVTRHALRATLTPIMTVFGLDLGLLLGGAVLTENTFGIHGLGQLAISSINSSDLPMVLGVTLVTATSIVVINLIVDLLYAIVDPRVRLG; this is encoded by the coding sequence GTGTTCGCATACATCATCCGGCGCCTCATCGGGGCCGTTCTCATGCTGCTGCTGGTCACGCTGGTGACCTTCGGCATCTTCTTCGGTCTGCCGAAGCTGGCCGGTCAGACCACCGACCAGCTCGCGGCCGCCTACGTCGGCAAGGCCCCGACCGCCGAGGCGATCCAGGACACGAAGGAGCGTCTCAAGCTGGACGAGCCGATCGTGGTCCAGTACGCCGACTTCCTCAAGGGGATCGTCGGCGGCAAGGAACTCGACCTCGGGCCGACCACCGAGCACTGCTCCGCGCCCTGCCTCGGCTACTCCTTCAACTCCAGCCAGCAGGTGCTGCCCACGCTGTTCGACCGCGCGCCCGCGACGTTGTCGCTCGCGGTCGGCGCGTCCGTCATCTGGCTGGCCGTCGGCATCACCACCGGCGTCGTGTCGGCGCTGCGCCGCGGCACCAAGTGGGACCGCGGCGCGATGATGATCGCCCTGGCGGGAGTGTCGCTGCCCATCTACTTCACCGGACTGGTGTCGCTCGCCCTGTTCTCCTACACCCTGGAGATCTTCCCGGGCGGCGGCAGTTACCGGCCGCTCACCGAGGATCCGGTGAGCTGGTTCCAGTCGCTGGTGCTGCCATGGGTGACGCTCGCGTTCCTGTACGCCGCGATGTACGCGCGGCTCACCAGAGCGGGCATGCTGGAGACGATGAACGAGGACTACATCCGCACGGCCCGCGCCAAGGGGCTGCCGGAGCGGACCGTCGTCACCAGGCACGCGCTCCGCGCCACCCTGACACCGATCATGACCGTGTTCGGCCTGGACCTAGGGCTGCTGCTCGGCGGCGCGGTGCTGACCGAGAACACCTTCGGCATCCACGGGCTCGGGCAGCTGGCCATCAGCTCCATCAACAGCAGCGACCTGCCGATGGTCCTCGGGGTCACGCTCGTGACCGCCACGTCCATCGTCGTGATCAATCTGATCGTCGACCTCCTGTACGCCATCGTCGACCCGAGAGTGAGGCTGGGCTGA
- a CDS encoding TrmH family RNA methyltransferase, whose protein sequence is MTRRPARPAPGPAIRVRPARELRRRRRPRAHSCWDHLIAAPLWPLHGANLGTLLRTCDAVGACMAVPRFSWVPEALERGNTLRRPACVHWTNDPLGWLARQRDTGARVVGVELADEAVRLADLPAARGRTVAVLGHERHGIPDEALGLLDAAVEIPMVGNGSSLNVAVAGSLVLYKLAGLL, encoded by the coding sequence GTGACCCGCCGGCCCGCCCGGCCCGCGCCCGGGCCGGCGATCCGGGTCCGGCCCGCCCGCGAGCTGCGGCGCCGGCGCCGCCCCCGCGCCCACTCCTGCTGGGACCATCTCATCGCCGCGCCGCTGTGGCCGCTGCACGGCGCCAACCTCGGCACCCTGCTGCGGACCTGCGACGCCGTCGGCGCGTGCATGGCGGTGCCGCGCTTCTCCTGGGTTCCCGAGGCCCTCGAGCGCGGCAACACCCTGCGCCGCCCCGCGTGCGTCCACTGGACGAACGACCCGCTCGGCTGGCTGGCGCGGCAGCGCGACACCGGCGCCCGCGTCGTCGGCGTGGAACTGGCCGACGAGGCCGTCCGGCTCGCCGACCTGCCCGCCGCGCGCGGCCGCACCGTCGCCGTCCTCGGCCACGAGCGGCACGGCATCCCCGACGAGGCGCTCGGCCTGCTCGACGCCGCCGTGGAGATCCCCATGGTTGGCAACGGCAGCAGCCTGAACGTCGCGGTCGCCGGGTCGCTCGTCCTCTACAAGCTCGCCGGGCTGCTGTAG
- a CDS encoding HAD family hydrolase, which translates to MDGLLIDSERLWLEVESEVMAWLGGTWTPEHQERLVGGSLSIAVAYMLELTGADASPEEIGRRMLDGMHERLTACAPMMPGAKELLAELRAAGVPAALVSSSHRRLIEPVLDAVGREHFVLSVAGDEVGNTKPHPEPYLTAAGRLGADPSRCVVLEDSPNGVAAGEAAGCVVVAVPGVLPIPPAPGRTVVESLREIGLARLRELAG; encoded by the coding sequence ATGGACGGCCTGCTGATCGACTCCGAGCGCCTCTGGCTGGAGGTGGAGTCGGAGGTCATGGCGTGGCTGGGCGGCACGTGGACGCCCGAGCACCAGGAGCGGCTCGTCGGCGGGTCCCTGTCCATCGCGGTCGCCTACATGCTGGAGCTGACGGGCGCGGACGCCTCCCCCGAGGAGATCGGCCGCCGGATGCTGGACGGGATGCACGAGCGGCTGACCGCGTGCGCGCCGATGATGCCGGGCGCCAAGGAGCTGCTCGCCGAGCTGCGCGCCGCCGGGGTCCCCGCCGCGCTGGTGTCCTCGAGCCACCGCCGGCTGATCGAGCCGGTGCTGGACGCGGTGGGCCGCGAGCATTTCGTGCTCAGCGTCGCCGGGGACGAGGTCGGCAACACCAAGCCGCACCCCGAGCCCTACCTGACCGCCGCCGGGCGGCTCGGCGCGGACCCGTCCCGCTGCGTCGTGCTGGAGGACTCGCCGAACGGCGTCGCCGCGGGGGAGGCCGCGGGCTGCGTCGTGGTCGCGGTGCCCGGCGTCCTGCCGATTCCGCCCGCGCCCGGCCGGACCGTCGTGGAGTCGCTGCGGGAGATCGGCCTGGCGCGGCTGCGCGAACTCGCGGGCTGA
- a CDS encoding ABC transporter substrate-binding protein, whose protein sequence is MRSISALAAGVLAAGALAACGGGDSGGSGEGPGFNAAVNEVVNVSDKKGGTLRLASSDDWDSPDPGNTYYAFSSNFARLYGRSLTTFKPAAGKESLEIVPDLAASLGTPSNDSKTWTYKLRTGVKFSDGTTVTSKDVKYAVERSNFSKELQLGPKYFKQYLVDNEKPYKGPYEDDSEQGLESIETPDDQTIVFNLKEPFSEFDYLVQMPQTMPVPKEKDTGLKYETAIVSSGPYKVDSYQRGKQMTLSRNPHWDKNTDPIRKALPDKITVELKQNGDDIDQRLLSGDLEMDIAGVGVQAAAQPKVLAADQKPYVDNPVQGYLRYMALNQHVKPLDNVHCRRAVQYATDKVAAQTAYGGPLAGGDVATTVQPTNLESYQKFDLYPQKQAEGGGLDQATIAKAKQELKECGQPNGFSTKISARSDRDKEVAMAQAIQQALKKVGINVSIVQYPAGDYFNKYVGVPDYVHEHGIGMILMAWAPDWPTGYGFLQQIVHGSAIKPSGGTNLSELDDQKINDALDDAISNTDKAARTKIYGEVDKMVMENASIVPLIYAKALLYRPGNVTNVGITGGYGGMYDYLNMGVE, encoded by the coding sequence ATGAGATCCATCTCGGCCCTCGCGGCCGGGGTGCTCGCGGCCGGGGCCCTGGCGGCCTGCGGCGGCGGCGACTCCGGCGGTTCGGGGGAAGGCCCCGGCTTCAACGCCGCGGTGAACGAGGTCGTCAACGTCTCGGACAAGAAGGGCGGCACGCTCCGCCTCGCCAGTTCCGACGACTGGGACTCCCCGGACCCGGGCAACACCTACTACGCCTTCTCGAGCAACTTCGCCCGCCTGTACGGCCGTTCGCTGACGACGTTCAAGCCGGCCGCGGGCAAGGAGAGCCTGGAGATCGTCCCGGACCTGGCCGCCAGCCTCGGGACGCCCAGCAACGACAGCAAGACCTGGACGTACAAGCTCCGCACGGGCGTGAAGTTCAGCGACGGCACCACCGTGACGTCCAAGGACGTGAAGTACGCCGTCGAGCGCAGCAACTTCTCCAAGGAGCTGCAGCTCGGGCCGAAGTACTTCAAGCAGTACCTGGTCGACAACGAGAAGCCCTACAAGGGCCCCTACGAGGACGACTCCGAGCAGGGTCTGGAGTCCATCGAGACTCCCGACGATCAGACGATCGTCTTCAACCTGAAGGAGCCCTTCTCCGAGTTCGACTACCTGGTGCAGATGCCGCAGACCATGCCGGTGCCCAAGGAGAAGGACACCGGCCTGAAGTACGAGACGGCGATCGTTTCGTCGGGCCCGTACAAGGTCGACAGCTACCAGCGCGGCAAGCAGATGACGCTTTCGCGCAACCCGCACTGGGACAAGAACACCGACCCGATCCGCAAGGCTCTCCCGGACAAGATCACGGTCGAGCTGAAGCAGAACGGTGACGACATCGACCAGCGCCTGCTCAGCGGCGACCTGGAGATGGACATCGCCGGCGTCGGCGTCCAGGCGGCGGCGCAGCCGAAGGTGCTCGCCGCCGACCAGAAGCCCTACGTGGACAACCCCGTCCAGGGCTACCTGCGGTACATGGCGCTGAACCAGCACGTGAAGCCCCTCGACAACGTCCACTGCCGCCGCGCCGTGCAGTACGCGACGGACAAGGTCGCCGCGCAGACCGCCTACGGCGGCCCGCTGGCCGGTGGCGACGTCGCCACCACGGTGCAGCCGACGAACCTCGAGTCGTACCAGAAGTTCGACCTGTACCCCCAGAAGCAGGCGGAGGGCGGCGGCCTCGACCAGGCCACCATCGCCAAGGCCAAGCAGGAGCTGAAGGAGTGCGGCCAGCCGAACGGCTTCAGCACCAAGATCTCCGCCCGGTCCGACCGGGACAAGGAAGTCGCGATGGCGCAGGCCATCCAGCAGGCGCTGAAGAAGGTCGGGATCAACGTCAGCATCGTGCAGTACCCGGCCGGTGACTACTTCAACAAGTACGTCGGCGTGCCGGACTACGTTCACGAGCACGGCATCGGCATGATCCTGATGGCGTGGGCCCCGGACTGGCCGACCGGCTACGGGTTCCTGCAGCAGATCGTGCACGGCTCGGCGATCAAGCCGTCCGGCGGGACGAACCTGTCCGAGCTGGACGACCAGAAGATCAACGACGCGCTCGACGACGCCATCTCCAACACCGACAAGGCCGCCCGTACCAAGATCTACGGCGAGGTCGACAAGATGGTGATGGAGAACGCCAGCATCGTCCCGCTCATCTACGCCAAGGCGCTGCTGTACCGGCCGGGCAACGTCACCAACGTCGGCATCACCGGTGGCTACGGCGGCATGTACGACTACCTCAACATGGGCGTGGAGTGA
- a CDS encoding PAC2 family protein, giving the protein MIELESVPELVEPVLVAAFEGWNDAGEAASGVIGHLESTWDAVPVAELDPDDYYDFQVTRPLVEMTDGETRGITWPTTRISWARLPTGRDVVLVHGIEPNMRWRSFCRELVGLMLELDVRNVVLLGALLADAPHTRPVPVTGAASQASVVNTLHLEPARYEGPTGILGVLQDACARADLETVSLWAAVPHYVAQPPSPKATLALLRRVEDLLDVTVPLGELPEEARAWENGVNELAEEDSEVADYVRTLEEQKDATELPEASGDAIAREFERYLRRRDPE; this is encoded by the coding sequence GTGATCGAGCTCGAAAGCGTGCCGGAACTCGTGGAACCGGTTCTCGTCGCCGCCTTCGAGGGGTGGAACGACGCCGGGGAGGCCGCCAGCGGCGTGATCGGGCACCTGGAGAGCACCTGGGACGCCGTGCCCGTCGCCGAGCTCGACCCCGACGACTACTACGACTTCCAGGTGACGCGGCCGCTCGTGGAGATGACCGACGGCGAGACCCGCGGCATCACCTGGCCGACGACGCGGATCTCGTGGGCGCGGCTGCCCACGGGCCGCGACGTGGTCCTGGTGCACGGCATCGAGCCGAACATGCGGTGGCGGTCGTTCTGCCGCGAGCTGGTCGGGCTGATGCTCGAGCTGGACGTCCGCAACGTCGTGCTGCTCGGCGCGCTGCTGGCCGACGCGCCGCACACCCGCCCGGTGCCGGTCACCGGCGCGGCGTCGCAGGCGTCCGTCGTCAACACCCTGCACCTGGAGCCCGCCCGGTACGAGGGGCCCACGGGGATCCTCGGGGTGCTGCAGGACGCCTGCGCGCGCGCCGACCTGGAGACGGTGTCGCTGTGGGCGGCGGTCCCCCACTATGTGGCGCAGCCGCCGTCCCCGAAGGCGACGCTGGCGCTGCTGCGGCGCGTCGAGGACCTCCTGGACGTCACCGTCCCGCTGGGCGAGCTGCCCGAGGAGGCGCGGGCCTGGGAGAACGGGGTGAACGAGCTCGCCGAGGAGGACTCCGAGGTCGCCGACTACGTCCGGACGCTGGAGGAGCAGAAGGACGCCACCGAGCTGCCCGAGGCCAGCGGCGACGCGATCGCCCGCGAGTTCGAACGGTATTTGCGGCGCCGCGACCCCGAGTGA
- a CDS encoding universal stress protein — translation MSAYGIILCGTDGSDSSFRAVDRAAQLAAATGARLLLASAYSPMPERERARTADRLGDLAYKVQGSTPADDALRAARERAVAAGASDIEQVAVEGDAVDVISKVAKDRGADLVVIGNRGLNSLAGRLLGSVPANLSHRSPCDVLIVHTTDGK, via the coding sequence ATGAGCGCGTACGGCATCATCCTCTGCGGCACCGACGGCTCGGACTCCTCGTTCCGCGCCGTGGACCGCGCGGCGCAGCTGGCCGCCGCCACCGGCGCGCGGCTCCTGCTCGCGTCCGCCTACAGCCCGATGCCGGAGCGGGAGCGCGCCAGGACGGCCGACCGGCTCGGCGACCTCGCCTACAAGGTGCAGGGCTCCACGCCCGCCGACGACGCGCTGCGCGCCGCGCGGGAGCGGGCCGTCGCCGCCGGGGCGTCCGACATCGAGCAGGTCGCGGTCGAGGGCGACGCCGTCGACGTGATCTCCAAGGTCGCCAAGGACCGGGGCGCGGACCTGGTCGTGATCGGCAACCGCGGGCTGAACAGCCTCGCCGGGCGCCTCCTCGGGTCCGTCCCCGCGAACCTGTCGCACCGCTCGCCCTGCGACGTGCTGATCGTGCACACGACCGACGGGAAGTGA
- a CDS encoding ABC transporter permease: MAAPIEVTGSDSEAQPEAVLDGMQGKKIQGRSLGQIAWMRLKRDKVALTGGGVVLLLILIAIFGPFFVQDPLAYHQNLIDPTYSRPRDGFWHSGISGEHWLGVEPGTGRDMLARIVYGARISLLVSFLATLLSVFLGTILGITAGYFGGWVDYLISRAMDAFLAFPLLLFAIALVGVVSDGSFGLSGNGLRVSVLVFVIGFFNWPYIGRIVRGQTLSLREREFVDAARSMGARNGHILFKEVLPNLVAPILVYSTLLIPTNILFEAALSFLGVGVIPPTPSWGGMLTLAVPLYATAPMYMIIPGMAIFITVLAFNLFGDGLRDALDPRAK, encoded by the coding sequence GTGGCCGCACCCATCGAGGTGACCGGTTCCGACAGTGAGGCCCAGCCCGAAGCGGTCCTGGACGGCATGCAGGGCAAGAAGATCCAGGGCCGGTCTCTCGGCCAGATCGCGTGGATGCGCCTCAAGCGGGACAAGGTCGCGCTCACCGGCGGCGGCGTGGTCCTGCTGCTGATCCTCATCGCGATCTTCGGGCCGTTCTTCGTCCAGGATCCCCTCGCCTACCATCAGAACCTGATCGACCCGACCTACAGCCGTCCCAGGGACGGCTTCTGGCACTCGGGCATCAGCGGCGAGCACTGGCTGGGCGTCGAGCCCGGCACCGGCCGCGACATGCTCGCCCGGATCGTTTACGGCGCCCGCATCTCCCTGCTGGTGTCGTTCCTGGCGACGCTGCTGTCGGTGTTCCTCGGCACGATCCTCGGCATCACCGCCGGGTACTTCGGCGGCTGGGTCGACTACCTCATCAGCCGCGCCATGGACGCCTTCCTGGCCTTCCCGCTGCTGCTGTTCGCGATCGCCCTGGTCGGCGTCGTCAGCGACGGCTCGTTCGGGCTGAGCGGCAACGGGCTGCGGGTCTCGGTGCTCGTCTTCGTGATCGGCTTCTTCAACTGGCCCTACATCGGCCGGATCGTCCGCGGGCAGACGCTGTCGCTGCGCGAGCGCGAGTTCGTCGACGCCGCCCGCAGCATGGGCGCCCGCAACGGACACATCCTGTTCAAGGAGGTCCTGCCGAACCTCGTCGCGCCGATCCTGGTGTACTCCACCCTGCTGATCCCGACGAACATCCTGTTCGAGGCCGCCCTGTCGTTCCTCGGCGTCGGAGTCATCCCGCCGACCCCGTCGTGGGGCGGCATGCTCACGTTGGCCGTCCCGCTCTACGCGACCGCCCCGATGTACATGATCATCCCGGGCATGGCCATCTTCATCACCGTCCTCGCCTTCAACCTGTTCGGTGACGGGCTGCGGGACGCTCTCGACCCTCGGGCCAAGTGA
- a CDS encoding ABC transporter ATP-binding protein has protein sequence MTEKTPPAADGAPEAFLEVRDLKIHFPTDDGVVKSVDGLSFKLEQGRTLGIVGESGSGKSVTSLGILGLHNRRNANVSGEIWLDGTELVGSPQSDVRRLRGRKMAMIFQDPLSSMHPFYTVGQQIVEAYRVHNDVSKQVARKHAVDMLGRVGIPKPDKRVDDYPHQFSGGMRQRAMIAMALSCDPELLIADEPTTALDVTVQAQILDLIQDLQQEFNSAVIMITHDLGVVAELSDDILVMYGGRCVEYASVDDAFHNPMHPYTWGLLGSMPRLDRERSERLMPITGSPPSLINVPSGCAFNPRCPYSDRTDGKSTTVRPELAEVEPGHLAACHLPAAKRRELWNDEIRPKL, from the coding sequence ATGACCGAGAAGACGCCCCCCGCCGCGGACGGTGCTCCCGAGGCGTTCCTCGAGGTCCGCGATCTGAAGATCCACTTCCCGACCGACGACGGCGTCGTCAAGTCCGTCGACGGGCTGTCGTTCAAGCTGGAGCAGGGCCGCACCCTCGGCATCGTCGGGGAGTCCGGGTCGGGCAAGAGCGTCACCAGCCTCGGCATCCTCGGCCTGCACAACCGCCGCAACGCGAACGTCTCCGGGGAGATCTGGCTGGACGGCACCGAGCTGGTCGGCTCGCCGCAGAGCGACGTCCGCCGGCTCCGCGGCCGCAAGATGGCGATGATCTTCCAGGACCCGCTGTCGTCGATGCACCCCTTCTACACGGTGGGGCAGCAGATCGTCGAGGCGTACCGGGTGCACAACGACGTGTCCAAGCAGGTCGCGCGCAAGCACGCCGTCGACATGCTGGGCCGGGTCGGCATCCCCAAGCCCGACAAGCGGGTCGACGACTACCCGCACCAGTTCTCCGGCGGCATGCGGCAGCGCGCGATGATCGCGATGGCGCTGTCGTGCGACCCCGAACTGCTGATCGCCGACGAGCCCACGACGGCGCTCGACGTGACCGTCCAGGCGCAGATCCTCGACCTGATCCAGGACCTGCAGCAGGAGTTCAACTCCGCCGTCATCATGATCACCCACGATCTCGGGGTGGTCGCGGAACTGTCGGACGACATCCTGGTCATGTACGGCGGCCGCTGCGTCGAGTACGCCTCCGTCGACGACGCGTTCCACAACCCGATGCATCCCTACACGTGGGGGCTGCTCGGTTCCATGCCGCGGCTGGACCGGGAGCGCTCGGAGCGGCTGATGCCGATCACCGGGTCGCCGCCCAGCCTGATCAACGTCCCGTCGGGGTGCGCGTTCAACCCGCGCTGCCCCTACAGTGACCGGACCGACGGCAAGAGCACGACCGTCCGGCCCGAGCTGGCCGAGGTCGAGCCCGGGCACCTGGCGGCCTGCCACCTGCCGGCCGCGAAGCGGCGGGAACTCTGGAACGACGAGATCCGGCCGAAGCTGTGA
- the mshC gene encoding cysteine--1-D-myo-inosityl 2-amino-2-deoxy-alpha-D-glucopyranoside ligase: MRSWHASEVPSLSDAGLPAAERPLGLYDTGTGATRPTAPGGARDGGAARMYVCGITPYDATHIGHANTYLAFDLVNRVWRDLGHEVLYVQNATDVDDPLLERARDTGEDWRELADREIELFRSDMTALRILPPDHYIGAVEAIPLVIEMIEKLRGRDAAYDVDGDVYFPVAADPAFGEVSRLTRAQMAPLFAERGGDPDRPGKRDPLDALLWLRRRPDEPGWDSPFGEGRPGWHVECSAISLEYLGMAFDVEGGGSDLAFPHHEMSASHAQVATGERPHARAYVHAGMVGLDGEKMSKSRGNLVFVSKLRESGTDPMAIRLALLAHHYRADWEWTDAQLRDAAARLARWRAAAARPSGPAAAPVAAAVRARLADDLDAPGALAAIDAWAAAEGDDPAAPGQVAAIADALLGVAL; the protein is encoded by the coding sequence ATGCGATCGTGGCACGCCTCCGAAGTCCCCAGCCTCTCCGACGCGGGACTGCCCGCCGCGGAGCGGCCGCTCGGCCTGTACGACACGGGGACGGGCGCGACGCGGCCGACGGCGCCCGGCGGCGCCCGGGACGGCGGCGCCGCCCGGATGTACGTCTGCGGCATCACCCCCTACGACGCCACCCACATCGGGCACGCCAACACCTACCTGGCGTTCGACCTGGTGAACCGCGTGTGGCGCGACCTCGGCCACGAAGTCCTCTACGTGCAGAACGCCACCGACGTCGACGACCCGCTTCTGGAACGTGCCCGCGACACCGGCGAGGACTGGCGGGAGCTCGCCGACCGCGAGATCGAGCTGTTCCGCTCCGACATGACCGCGCTGCGGATCCTGCCGCCGGACCACTACATCGGCGCGGTCGAGGCGATCCCGCTGGTCATCGAGATGATCGAGAAGCTGCGCGGCCGGGACGCCGCCTACGACGTCGACGGCGACGTGTACTTCCCGGTCGCCGCCGACCCCGCCTTCGGCGAGGTCAGCCGCCTCACCCGCGCGCAGATGGCGCCGCTGTTCGCCGAGCGCGGCGGCGACCCGGACCGTCCCGGCAAGCGCGACCCCCTCGACGCGCTGCTGTGGCTGCGGCGTCGCCCGGACGAGCCCGGCTGGGACTCGCCGTTCGGGGAGGGCCGCCCCGGCTGGCACGTGGAGTGCTCCGCGATCTCCCTCGAGTACCTGGGGATGGCGTTCGACGTCGAGGGCGGCGGCTCGGACCTGGCGTTCCCGCACCACGAGATGAGCGCCTCGCACGCGCAGGTCGCGACGGGCGAGCGCCCGCACGCCCGCGCGTACGTCCACGCCGGGATGGTCGGCCTGGACGGCGAGAAGATGTCCAAGTCCCGCGGCAACCTGGTGTTCGTGTCGAAGCTGCGGGAGTCGGGCACCGACCCGATGGCGATCCGGCTGGCGCTGCTCGCCCATCACTACCGGGCCGACTGGGAATGGACGGACGCGCAGCTGCGGGACGCCGCCGCGCGCCTCGCCCGGTGGCGCGCGGCCGCCGCCCGCCCGTCCGGGCCCGCCGCCGCGCCCGTCGCCGCCGCCGTCCGCGCCCGGCTGGCCGACGACCTGGACGCGCCCGGCGCGCTCGCGGCGATCGACGCCTGGGCCGCCGCCGAGGGAGACGACCCGGCCGCGCCCGGGCAGGTCGCGGCGATCGCCGACGCCCTCCTCGGCGTCGCGCTCTGA
- a CDS encoding ABC transporter ATP-binding protein, which translates to MSKDEPRGDAPKRRDGEVLLEVEGLGKHFPVTAGLLRRQVAAVKAVDGVSFSVRKGETLGLVGESGCGKSTTGRMIMRLLDPSFGKIIFEGQDITKMSQGRLRPLRRDLQMIFQDPYSSLNPRKTVGAIVGAPFRLQNIEAKQGVKKAVQEILELVGLNPEHYNRYPHEFSGGQRQRIGIARTLALKPKMIIADEPVSALDVSVQAQVVNLLEDLQDELDLTYVVIAHDLSVVRHISDRVAVMYLGKIVEVADRDDLYERPMHPYTNALLSAVPIPDPSRRGDRDRIRLQGDVPSPLDPPPACRFHTRCWKAQDICKQVEPPLVELSPGHQTACHFPENTTVSATDAVAKATVATGHDAEADGSVHKSDG; encoded by the coding sequence GTGTCCAAGGACGAGCCCCGCGGCGACGCGCCGAAGCGGCGCGACGGCGAGGTGCTGCTGGAGGTCGAGGGCCTCGGCAAGCACTTCCCCGTCACGGCGGGGCTGCTGCGCCGGCAGGTCGCGGCGGTCAAGGCCGTCGACGGCGTGTCGTTCTCGGTCCGCAAGGGCGAGACGCTCGGCCTGGTGGGGGAGTCGGGCTGCGGCAAGTCCACCACCGGCCGGATGATCATGCGGTTGCTGGACCCCAGCTTCGGCAAGATCATCTTCGAGGGGCAGGACATCACCAAGATGTCCCAGGGGAGGCTGCGGCCGCTCCGCCGCGACCTCCAGATGATCTTCCAGGACCCGTACTCGTCGCTGAACCCGCGCAAGACCGTCGGCGCGATCGTCGGGGCCCCGTTCCGGCTGCAGAACATCGAGGCCAAGCAGGGCGTCAAGAAGGCCGTCCAGGAGATCCTGGAACTCGTCGGCCTCAACCCCGAGCACTACAACCGCTACCCGCACGAGTTCTCCGGCGGGCAGCGGCAGCGCATCGGGATCGCCCGCACCCTCGCCCTCAAACCCAAGATGATCATCGCGGACGAGCCGGTGTCGGCGCTCGACGTGTCCGTGCAGGCCCAGGTCGTCAACCTGCTCGAGGACCTGCAGGACGAGCTCGACCTCACCTACGTGGTGATCGCGCACGACCTGTCGGTGGTGCGGCACATCTCCGACCGCGTCGCCGTCATGTACCTCGGCAAGATCGTCGAGGTCGCCGACCGCGACGACCTGTACGAGCGGCCCATGCACCCCTACACCAACGCGCTGCTGTCGGCGGTGCCGATCCCCGACCCGTCCCGGCGCGGGGACCGCGACCGGATCCGGCTCCAGGGCGACGTGCCCAGCCCGCTGGACCCCCCGCCCGCCTGCCGCTTCCACACCCGCTGCTGGAAGGCGCAGGACATCTGCAAGCAGGTCGAGCCGCCGCTGGTGGAACTCAGCCCCGGCCACCAGACCGCCTGCCACTTCCCGGAGAACACCACGGTCAGCGCGACCGACGCGGTCGCCAAGGCCACGGTGGCGACGGGCCACGACGCCGAGGCGGACGGAAGCGTCCACAAGTCGGACGGCTGA